AACAATTTATTCCTTGTCTTTTTTTTCAGCTGACGGGATTTTTTAATAACCTCCTTGATATCGGGTTTGGCCAAAACATCCTGTTGCTGCCAAAGCGCTTTAAAATCAATATTGGTGCTCATACTTTTTAAATTTTTGTGAGAGCCTTTCTTTTATGCGGTAGACTTTTACCCTAATGTTGGTTTCGGACAGCCCCACAATGTTGGCTATTTCGGCTTGTTTAACGTCCTCCAGTTCCAACGAAATAATAATACGGTCAATTTCGGGTAGCTCGGCAATACATTTGTAGAGCAGCTGCACCTGAGTATCGGTATCCGGCGGCTGTTTGTCTTCTATCTGAACCGGCATTTCGGCTTTGGGCATTTTACTTTGTTTTTCCAGTTGTCTTAAACAATGGTTGGAGGCTATGCGGTATATCCAGGTGCCGATGGCCGACTCGTTGCGAAACTGAGATAGCTTTTGCCATACCGTAATAAAAGTTTCCTGTGTAACATCCTGCGCCCAGTCATGATCATTCATATACCCCATGCACAGACGGAATATTTTACTATAATAGGTATCGTATATTTCTTCGAATGACATATTTTATGAAATCCCAAACTCTCCGGTGAAACTTTATGTACTGTTAGATACCTGGTTTATGAAAATGCTACACTTTTATAAAAGTATTAAGGATAGATTGTAAAGTTTGTGCCATGCTTTGAAAAGTTTAAACGGGGGTACAGGAAATACGTTTATATTCGGGTTATGATAAACCAATATGGCTGCTGAGATCAATAAACAGGAGTTATTACCCCATTTGTTCCGTACAGAGTATCGCAAAATAACGGCCGTGCTTTATAAGCATTTTGGCTTTGAACACCCGGAAATTGCCGAAGATATTGCCAGCGACACTTTTTTAACGGCAACCGAAGTTTGGGGGTTAAAAGGTTTACCCGATAACCCGGTAGCCTGGTTATATACTGTGGCCCGCAACAAGGCAAAAGATTATTTACGACGCAACAAGTTATTTGCAGAAAAAATAACCGGCAACCTGCAGGCAGCTTATGAAGGAGCCGAAGAAATAGTGATAGACCTATCCGATGAGCACATCAGGGATAGCCAGTTGCAGCTGATGTTTGCTATTTGCCAGCCTATATTACCTCCCGAGGCCCAGATTGGCCTAGCCCTCCGGATCCTTTGTGGCTTTGGTATCAATGAAATAGCAGATGCTTTTTTATCCAACAAAGAAAGTATTAATAAAAGGCTGTTCAGGGCCAAAGAAAAGCTACGCGAGCAAAATGTAAAGATCGAGTTTCCGCCGCCGTCCCAGATCGGTACCAGGATACAGGCAGTTTTAACTACATTGTACCTGCTCTTTAATGAAGGCTATTACTCCAGCAGTAAAGATACCACACTACGTAAAGATCTTTGCCTGGAAGCTCTGCGTTTGGCAGTTTTATTAACAGAGGACAAAAACACCAACTTATCCGATACTAATGCGCTTATTGCGCTCATGTGTTTTCACGCTTCGCGTTTTGAAGCCCGAACCGATGAACATGGTGAAATGATACGCTATGATGAACAGGATACCAATTTATGGAATGCCGAATTGATAGCCAAAGGGAACGATTACCTGAACAGGGCATCGCAGGGCCTTCAATTGGGCAAATATCATCTGGAAGCAGGCATCGCTTACTGGCATACCATTAATGCTGATACTAATCAGAAATGGGAAAATATTTTACAGCTATATAATGGTTTGCTGCAGGTTGCCTACTCGCCCATTGTTGCGCTTAACCGCACTTATGCGCTTTATAAGGCGAGGGGAAAACAGGAGGCTATAACCGAGGCCGAAAAGCTGCAGCTGGATGATAATCATTTATACCATGTTTTACTGGGACATTTGTACACAGGAGTTGACCAGCAGACGGCTGCAAAACATTTGCAGACTGCACTGAAACAGGCAAAAACAACAACCGAAAAGAACCGCATACGAAAAGACCTGGAAAAATTAGAGTAGTTTTTAAAAAGAATCAAGATATTAGAGTCAAGAATCAAGAGCTGATTGAAATACCAGCGGTGATGTGATAATTGACCCTTGGTTTTAATCTTGATTCCTGACTCTTACTATCTTGACTCTCCATTATGGCATATGACGAATTATTAGCTAACCGGGTACGGGAGGCCCTTAGCGAACAAGAGCTGGTAGATGAAGTAAAGATGTTTCAGGGTTTGTGCTTTATGGTTAATGATAAAATGTGCATTTGCATACGCAACCAGGATATGCTATGCCGTATAGGCACCGAACAGGTTGCCCTTGCACTGGAAAACGATAACTGCCGTCAGATGGTTCATGGGAGCCGGGTGATGAAAGATTTTGTTTTGTAGAGGCAGAAAACCTGCGCTCATCAAAAGATTTTGACCATTGGATAAGTCTTTGCCTGCAGTTTAACAAGATCGCGAAGCCATCCAAAAAGAAGAAAAAAGGTTAAAATATTCTTTCATAACTGTTTTTTTAACAATTATATAGTATTGCTAAATTTTTTTTTCTACTTTACTTCATCGATCGGCATCTACCTTTTTAGATTTTTTTTGGAATTTCTTTTATTTATGCTTATATCGAATGTAATTCTATATTTGTTTTTTATTGTAATTCGGAATATATAAGATGCTAAAATACTCTAAACAGACCAGGTTATTGCTGGCTGTTGACTGCATTATTTTTGGATTTGACGGAGAGGTTTTAAAACTATTACTGATCAAAAGAGGATTTCAGCCCGAGAAGGGAAACTGGAGCCTGATGGGTGGTTTTGTGCAGGGTAATGAAAGCATCGACCAGGCAGCAAACCGTATCCTTAAACAATTAACAGGGCTGGAAGGGGTGTACCTGGAACAGTTATATACCTTTGGCGAACCAAACCGGGATCCGATGGAACGTACCGTTTCCGTGGCTTATTTCGCACTTATCGACATTCAAAAGTATCAAACCCAGATCAGTTCTGATTATCATGCCGAGTGGTTCCAGCTAAAACGGACGCCCAAACTCATATTTGATCAGCAGGAAATGTTGGAGCAGGCCAAAAAACGCATCCGTTATAAAGCGGCCATGCACCCGATATTGTTTGAACTTTTGCCTACCAAATTTACCATCCCACAGCTGCAAACGCTGTACGAATGTGTTTTTAATACCACTATTGATAAACGTAATTTCAGCAAAAGAGTGCTGGCAACCGGCTTGCTCATTAAGCTGGCCGATAAAGATAAAGCAGGTTCAAAAAGAGGGGCCTATTATTACCAGCTCAACATGCAGAATTACTACGCCAAATTCCAGGCCTTTATGAACTTTATCCCTAATCCGGACACTGTTTAACTAATATGTATACTTCTTAAAGTTTTTTAATTAGTTTGTGGTTTTTGAGGTCAAAAAATAAAAGTGATTTTAACAATCATTATTTATAAGCGTTAATTAAAAATCAGACCGGTTTAACTCTAAACCAATATCATTTCGAACGAGGTACGAGGAGAAATCTTCTGCACCTCGCATCATGATTAACTAAGTATAAAAGATTTTTCCTCGTACCTCGTTCGAAATGACATACTTTTTTGTTGAGTAGTTTAAACCAGATAATTAATCATCATCCGAACCACCCTCGGCTTTTGATTCCAGGTAAAATGCTCCTTTTAACGCGGCTTTGGCATTGGCCGGTAAACTATTCATGGGTTTAATTTCTATATAGCCTAATTCCATTACACCGGTTGTAACCTCTGCCTTTTTAAAGCTATAGCTTGTTTTTCCTGATTGGGCTTCTTCACCGGTCACGATATAGATATATTGTCTGCCGCCGGAACGAACTACCGCCTCAACCGGAACAGCCGGTACCGGGTGGCTGCCTATACTAATGAGAGCGGTGACATACATCCCCGGGATCAGGTTTTTATGCTGCCGGTTATCAATCTCGGCATGGACGATAACACCCTTGCTTTCGTTTTCAAAAGATTTATTGATGCCATTGATTTTACCGGTGATCATCATGTCGCCCTGGTTAGTGAGTTGAAAATTTACTTTTTGACCTAGCTTTACCTGCATCAAATCTTTTTCAAATACGGTAAGATCGCAATGGATCTTGGAGTTGTCCACAACCTCCATGATGGATGTACCCGGTTGTACAAAGGCTCCTGTATTGGCTGATATTTTTCCTACAGTTCCTGTAATGGGTGAAACTACGGGGAAACCGGAAACAATATTGCCGCTATTGATATGGCCAGGGTTGATGCTTAATTGCCTGAGCTGACTTTCAAAGGCTTTGATGCGTGAAAGCTCTGCATTATAAGTAGCCTGTGCCGATTGAAATGATTTGCCTGTTCCGGCACCGGCATCCTGCAGCTGGCGCTGACGGTTAAACTCCGCCTGTATATAGGTAAAATTGCTTTTTGCAGCCAGGTAATCCTGTTGTATTTTGATCAAATCCTGGTTGCTGATGGTTGCTAAGACCTGTCCCCGGTTAACCTGTTGCCCTTCGAGTACACTGATACGACTGATCACGCCACCCGAAAGGATGCTTACATCTGCCCGGTTTTGTGGCGGAACGGCCAGTTGCCCGTTGGCCTTAATCACCGCATCGAGGTTCTTTTGGGTGATGGGTCCTATTTCAATCCCCACGTTTTTCATTTGTGCTTCTGTAAGCGTAATGTTATCTGATTTCGCTGTTTTTACATTAGCTGTCTGTGGACTATCATTTTCTTTTTTTGCCGAACTGCCCGAACAGGCAGCTAACATGCCGGTGCTCATGATGATGAGTACCGGTATATAATATTTATATTTTTTAATCTGCATTTTATTTTCCTTTGATGTATTGAATTTGTATGGCCGATTGATTTAAGCGGCTTACTGTTTCGAGGTAAGTAAGCTTGGTTTGTATAGCGGCCGATGTATTTTGAATATATTCGATATAGCCTATTTCGCCTAAGTTGAAGGACACCTGTGCTATTCTTAACTGTTCATCGGCTTGCTTTAACCCACCCGAGGTATAATATTCTACCGCCTGTTTAAATTTTTGATATTGTTGTAGCTCCTGCTCATATTGGGTGCGGAGCTGTTGATGGGTTTGCTGATAATTAATCTCGGCCACCTGTGTGGCTATTTTTTCTGAACGGATACGTGCTGTATAGGCCTTACTAAAAACAGGCACAGAAATACCTACCTGGAAACCACCAATGCGTGTACCGGGCGAATAACTCCGGTTAATGTTGGCCGGATCAAACCCGGGAATGAGCAGCTGCTGGTTATATCCCAAAGTAAAGTCGGGCATCAACCGCGATTTTTCAAGAGCTACTTTTGCCCTGGCCACTTCAATTTGCTGCAGGTTCATGCCCAATTGGGGGTTGCTAGTTACATTGGCTGTGTTTGACTGGAGATCAATCAGTAGGGGTAAAGCGCTTTCGCTCACCAATACAGGCTCATCTATATTTAATAATTGTTGTAGAGCCAGTTCATTACTGCGTAAGTCTGCCTGAGTACCTATCCTAAGGGCTTGAATTTCCTGGTACTTATTACGCGCGCTGATCACTTCCAGCGCAGATGTTTCGCCCGTTTTTCGCCTTATCTCGGCCTTTTTTACAAAGCCGGAGTAAATGCTATCCTGGTGGTCCAAAACCCGCAGCATTTCCCGGTTCAGGAGATAGGCATACCAGGCGCTACGTACCAGCCTAACAATATCGGCCCTTGTTACAGCGTCAGAACTTTCGGCCAGCTGGGTTTGCTGATTCAACAGTTTTCGCTGATTTTTATAATAGCCTGGCCAGGCAATGCTTTGTTTTACACCGATACTGTTATCAATATTGCCTCCACTGGTAGGGTCCTGTGTAAGCAAAAATTCTGTCTTGGGTAGGTCGGCCGATGATTTTTGTAAAGCCCTGGCCTGATCAACCGATAACCCTGCAGAGCGTATCTTCAGATTTTGAATTAAAGCTTTGGCTATAGCGCTATCCAGCGTTAAGGGTTGATTGTTTTGTGCGTTTGCCTTGGGTATACCCACTAAGGCCAGTATACCTGCAACTAAAATGGTTAATACAGCCTTGGGTATTTTTATTTTACTTATCTCTTTACGGTTAAATAACAGGTACAGGCAAGGCAAAACAAACAGCGTTAAAAACGTGGCAGTAACCAGGCCGCCTATAACTACAGTTGCCAACGGTTTTTGCACTTCGGCACCCGCGCTTGACGATAAAGCCATAGGCAGGAAACCCAGTGAGGCTACAGAAGCAGTCATCAGTACGGGACGTAACCTGGTTTTGGTGCCTTCCAAAACACGGTCATAAATATTGCTCATGCCTTCTTCTTTCAGCTGATTGAAATAGCCAATGAGCACAATGCCATTAAGAACCGCTACTCCGAACAGGGCAATAAAACCAACCCCGGCCGAGATACTGAAAGGCATGCCCCGAAGCAGTAAGGCCGCTACGCCACCCATGGAAGCCAATGGGACAGCCGTAAAAATGAGCAAGCTTTCCTTAACCGAACGGAAGGTGACATACAGTAATACGAGTATAAACAGTAAAGCGGCGGGCACGGCGATAGCCAGCCGGCTTTTTGCAGCCTGCAGGTTTTGAAACTGTCCGCCATAGGTCATGTAATAACCTCCAGGTAGTTTTATCCGGCCAGCCAGCTTGTTCTGAATTTCGGTTACGGTTGATTCTACATCGCGGCCCTCTACATTAAAACCTACATAAATGCGACGCTTGCCATCCTCACGTGAAATTTGTGCAGGCGCATCTTTGATGCCAATGTCAGCTACCTGGTTCAGCGGTACTTTATTGCCAGATGGGAGGGGGATCAACAGATTCTCCACGTTGGTAATGTTTTCGCGCAGGTTGCGGTCCATGCGTACCACCATATCAAAACGTTTTTCGCCTTCAAATACAACACCGGCCACATTACCGGCAAAGGCAGTTTTTAGTATCACATTTACATCGCTGATATTCAAACCATATTGGGCCATCTTATCACGGTTGTAGGATACCTGTATCTGGGGCAAACCAATTACCTTTTCGACAAAAGGCTGAGTTACACCTTTTACTGTCGAAATTTCCTTCGCTATTTTGGCAGCCTCATCGGCCAGTACATCCAGATCCTCACCATATATCTTAATGGCTACATCCTGCCTGATACCGGTCATCAGTTCATTAAAACGCATTTGCATAGGCTGTGAAATAGAGGCGTGAATGCCAGGGATTTCCTCCAGTGCGGCTTCCATTTTAGCAGTCATCTCCTGGCGGGTGGTTGCTGTTTTCCATTCGGCTTTGGGCTTCATGGCCAGCATCATATCACCCCGTTCAATAGGCATGGGGTCGGTGGGGATTTCGGAACTACCGATACGGGTAACCGCTTGTTTAATCTCCGGGAAACGATCTTTCAATAATTTCTCCGCTTTGCCAAAGGTTTTAACCACTTCAGAAAGGGATGTACCCTGCATCATCGAGATTTCTACGGTGAGATCGCCTTCTTCCAGTGTCGGTATAAACTCACCACCCATGCGGCTGAATGCCCATATCGAGATGCCGAATAATATAAAAACCACCGCTACGGTCAGCATTTTTACCTTTAACACAGCCACCAGCGCATGCTGATAAATGCGCTGTAAAAAAGTGATGATGCGGTCGGAAATATTGATTTTGTGTACCGTGTTTTTACTCAGAAACAAGGCGCTGGCCATGGGCACATAAGTAAGCGAGAGGATAAACGCGCCCAAAATGGCAAATGCCACGGTTTGGGCCATCGGCCGGAACATTTTACCTTCAATACCAATGAGCGATAGCAGCGGAAGATAAACAATGAGGATAATGATCTGCCCGAAAGCTGCCGATTTCATGAGCTTGCCGGCGCTATTTTGTACCTCGTTATCCATTTGTTCGGTACTGAGCTTTTCTATCGATTTCTTTTGATATTGGCCACTGGTAATGTGATGCACCACGCTCTCTACAATAATTACTGCTCCGTCCACAATAAGTCCGAAGTCGATAGCGCCCAAACTCATGAGGTTTCCCGAAACACCGAATAAACGCATCATCAAAAAGGCGAACAGCATAGCCAGCGGAATAACCGAAGCAACTACCAAACCAGCCCTGAAATTGCCTAACAGAAGCACCAATACAAAAATTACGATCAGTGCGCCTTCCAGCAGGTTGCGTTTTACGGTGCCGATGGCCCGGTTAACCAGTTCGGTGCGATCAATAAAAGGCTCAATAGTTACGCCTTCGGGCAGCGACTTTTTGATCTGCACCATGCGTTCCTTTACGTTTTTGATCACCTGGCTAAAGTTTTCGCCTTTGAGCATCAGGGTGACACCGGCCACTACTTCGCCGCCGCCATTTCGGGTTACTGCGCCATAACGGGTGGCACTGCCAAATTGTACGGTGGCAATATCTCGTATCAAAACAGGCGATCCCTTCACGTTTTTAACAACGATCTTTTTGATATCATCCAGGGATTTTACCTGCCCCAGGCCACGGATAAAGTAAGCGTTGTTGAGCTGTTCGATATAGGAGCCGCCTGTGTTTTCGTTGTTTTTCTGTAAGGCAGTATATACATCTGGAATGGTAAGTCCCAGCGAGTTAAGCTTATCGTTGTCCAGTGCTACTTCGTATTGTTTAACAAAACCGCCCCAGCCGCTTACTTCGGCCACCCCAACGGTGCCTGCTAATTGTGTACGAACGAGCCAGTCTTGAATGGTCCGCAGGTCTGTAGCGGTATACTTTTGCTCGTAGCCTTTTTGAGGGTGAATTACATACTGGTAAATTTCCCCAAGTCCGGTAGTTATGGGGGCTAGTGTTGGCTCGCCAAGGTCTGCGGGGATACTGCTTTCGGCTTCTTTCAATTGGGCCGTTACCTGCTGACGCGCCCAATATATATCAATATTGTCTTTAAAAACTAGGGTTATAACGGATATACCCGAACGGGATATAGACCGTTTTTCGACTATCCCGGCAATATTAGCCATAGATAATTCAATGGGAGCGGTAATAAATTGCTCCACTTCCTGTGCACCCAGATTGGGTGCCTGCGTAATGATCTGTACCTGGTTGTTGGTAATATCGGGTTGCGCGTCGACCGGTAGATTGGCTGCGGAATAAATTCCGGCAATTACCAGCAGCAGCGTCATGATTCCAATAGTTACCTTGTTCCGGATAGAGAACGCGATAATATGATCAAACATGAAATTTTATTAAATTAATGCGACAATCCATGCCTCGTCATTGGTGATGACGGGCAAAAAAATTAAAAGGAGATTCGTATTAACTTAATTGCGGCGGCTGCCAGATGGCGATATCCTGCTCAGATAAAGCCGGAATGATCAGATCGGGATAGGGAACAAAAGTATTTTGCTGAAATGATGGAATATATACCTGCTGGTCAATATCCCTAACACTTGAACAGCAGGAGCAGGAGCAAAGCGGTGTACAAGATTCGCGGCTGCAACCTTTATTACCATCATGTGCCTGCCTGATGGTCAGGTGTGTTTGAGCCCATACAGCATCATCCCTGTCCTGACACGGCATAACCGACAGGAGGGAAACGTATAGGCTTATGATGATGGCAATATATTTCATCTGGCCACAAAGTTAGGCTATTTATGCCAAAAACTCAACGGTTATTATTGGAGGCTAAAAAGGAGGGAAGGGAATCCGGATTTATTTCATGAAAAAGGGCTTCACAATTTGTGAAGCCCTTTTTATTATCCGGTATCTTTTATTTCAATATGTACCCGAAATCTATCTATATATAGATTTTATTATTAAGTTATAAACCCTGTACTATAAGCATTAAATCATTCCTGCTCCATTGGTCGGTGATCTTACCATCTTTTAGAATATCCATTTCAATTACATGCAACGTTATAGCTTTGCCTGTGGGAGTTTTATCCATGAACTCTCCTGTATGTGTGGCGGTGACGGTTTTAAACAGCACCACTTTGTCGCCTTCTGCTATTACCTCGTCTATTTGCACTTTGATATTGGAGAAACCTTTATGAAAGGATGAGGCAAATTGAATTACCCCATTTGCCCTGTCGTCAAGAAGGCCATTGGCTGGTGCTGTATGATTTGCGAATCCATTTGCTAAAAACTCCTTTAAATTGTCTGTATTAGCCAATTCAAAGAGTTCAGTATTGAATTTAATCACCGTTTGTTTATTCTTTTCTATTGCAGCGTTGCTTTCGGTATTGTTTTTATTGCTCGGATATTTATCATTTTTGGTCTTTTTTTCAGGTTCTATTGCTGCCCAATTCCCTAGCAGAGCTTGCATATAGTCATTCTTGGCCCAATAGTCGGTGATTTTTCCGTCTTTTATGATTGCTATCTCAATAGAATTTAAAGTGACTGTTTTTCCAGAAGGGGCATTCCCAAAGAAGGGCCCGGTATTCGTGGCTGTCATTGTTTTTCTCAAGGCAACTTTATTGCCTTCGGCCACTACCTCGTGTACCTCGAAATGAATATTTGAAAACCCTTTGTGGAATTCAGAAGTAAATTTTATCATCGGCGAGGCATCGTCGGGGGCATTAGGCGGAGGCGTATGGTTTACGAAGGTTTCCGTCAGAAGTACTTTTGCGATAGCAGTGTCGCCATTGCCAAAGAACTCTCTGTTAAATTTAATAAATACTTGTTTGTTGTTTTCTAATGTCATGTTTTTTTGTTTTGAAGTTTGCGCGAATGAAATAGTTGTCAAGCAACTTATCATTGACATGGAAATAATATAGACTGCCTTTTTCATGTTGTATTAATCATTTTTTCGTGTTGCAAAACTGAATAATGCGCTTTATATTTGAAAGAGCTTTCCAAATGTAAAGCGCTTTCCTTTGTGAAACTATATTGAATTTTATGCCTCAAAAAAAAGAAAAAACTGAACTTCCAGTTGTGTGTAAAGTGAAAATGCGTTCTGTCCGGGATACAATGGATATCTTAAGTGGGAAATGGAAGATCCAAATAATAGCGACGCTTGCGTTCGGATCCAATTATTTTATGAATTTGCAGCGCCAGATTGACGGAATTGGTTCCAAAATGCTCTCCAAAGAGCTACAGGAATTGGAAGCGAATGGATTGGTTAAACGCATTGTTTATGACACGAAACCCGTTACTGTACAATATGAACTTACGGATTATGGTAACACTATTATTCCCATTATTAATGAAATTGCCGCCTGGGGAGGAGCGCACCGGGCGAAAATTTTACAAGATTGATGTCTTCATTAAAATTTTAAAAAGGCATGGTCTATCGAACTTAATTTAGTGAGGTAAAATCAATGATAATCTTTCTGAAAGAGGTCTTAAGGTCGTGCTGTTTTTACCTCAAAGATGATAGCTTTTTCAATAAAAAAAACCTCTAAAACGTTGATTTTAGAGGTTTTTTTAAATCAGTGGAGAATATCGGAGTCGAACCGATGACCTCTTGCATGCCATCCGAAAAGTGACAAACTTAAAATGGTTTAAAATAGTTATAAATATCACTGATAATCAAAATTTTATGATATTTATATGACTTATTGACTATTGTTTTTTTGTCCATTTTAACGATCTTTGTTTTATCAATGGTTTATCACAAGACATTAGGTAAACTATAGCATGACGGTTTGCATGCCAGGATAATATAAATTTTTAATCGCTATGGAAATAGCAATTAAGCCCATTCTTTGGACCTATAGAGAAATATTAGAGACTGAAAAAAATTACGTAATTGGCGAACATGAAGTACGGATCCGGTTAACTCAAAACCGGGACTCCAAGTACCTATCAACCGGCTATAGCAGCTCGGTTGATAATTGGGATTCTGTACAAGGGGTTCCCAAGATGAGCCATCCTCATTATGTAGCCTTGATAACTCGAATAAAGAAATTTATCGATGATATCAATTACGAAATAAAATCGGCAGAAAAGGCTGGCCGGTTAATTACTCACGTCGAAATTAAAGCCCGGTTAAATAATCAACTTAAACAACCGGTCGTTATTGGTAAGCCCAGTAAAATTTTGGCTTATATCAAGTATTTGATCGACTATTATGATTCCGTTGATAACCCAGGCTATGCAAATGTGTTCTATAATAACAGGCTGACTGTAAAAAAGCTTTTAAAAGATAAGGATAAGATGTTCGTCGCCTTTACTAAGGCAGATCACGAAGCTTATGCAAAACAAATAGCAGGAACTTCGGAATCAACGCAAAGTCATTATCTCCGGACATATTATAGAATATGGAATCTTGCCATAAAAGATGGATTGGCAACGCAGGACCATCACCCTAAAAACATCATTAACTTTAAGGCTTATAAGCGCATCCGGACGAAGAAACGCTCTATCAAATCTGATTTTTGGGAACGGATCATGAAACTTAAACTGGCGAAAGGCACCAGGATGCACCGTTCTCATTTATTAATGCAATTCATGTACTATTCGAGAGGTATGAATTTTAATGATATGCTTAAGCTGAAGAAAGAGCAATTTGTTAATGATGGTATTCAATATAAACGCTCAAAAAATAAAAGGAAATACGATTTTGAATTGCATCCTAAAGCAGTTGATGTCATTAAAATATTTGAAATACATTTTGAGCAATCAAATGCCGGTTTTATTTTCCCTTTCCTTATGGCGGAACACGACACTGCAAGGAAGATTGACACAAGGATTGATTCGGCTTTAAAGGATTTCAATGAGGATTCACAAGCTATGGCAGAAGCTGTTGGTTGGAAAAAGAAATTTACCTCCAATGCTTTAAGACATGGTTTTGCAAGTCATTTGAATGAAAAAAACGTTGATATCAAAATCATTCAGGATGCACTAGGTCATGAGACACAATCCCAGACAAAAGTCTACCTGGACGACATTGACGATAGTATTATTGCCAACGCAATAAAGGAAGCCTTAAAATAATTTTAAGATTGGTTTACAGGGTTGTAAACTGTCGATTACATACAAATCTTGTCTATTATTTGCTCCTGGGGTTACTTAGGGGCAAATAATAGATTTATGGAAATTTTCATCAAACCAGTCCTCTGGACTTATAGAAGCATTACAAAAGGAAAGAAAAACCTTGTTGAGGGAGAATATGGCGTCAGGATAAGAATGACACAAGCCCGTGTTAATACCTACATTTCAATTGGTTTTAGCAGTTCACTCAAACAATGGGATAATAAAAATAACTATCCGCGATTAACACATCCAAAATAT
This region of Mucilaginibacter inviolabilis genomic DNA includes:
- a CDS encoding efflux RND transporter periplasmic adaptor subunit, with amino-acid sequence MQIKKYKYYIPVLIIMSTGMLAACSGSSAKKENDSPQTANVKTAKSDNITLTEAQMKNVGIEIGPITQKNLDAVIKANGQLAVPPQNRADVSILSGGVISRISVLEGQQVNRGQVLATISNQDLIKIQQDYLAAKSNFTYIQAEFNRQRQLQDAGAGTGKSFQSAQATYNAELSRIKAFESQLRQLSINPGHINSGNIVSGFPVVSPITGTVGKISANTGAFVQPGTSIMEVVDNSKIHCDLTVFEKDLMQVKLGQKVNFQLTNQGDMMITGKINGINKSFENESKGVIVHAEIDNRQHKNLIPGMYVTALISIGSHPVPAVPVEAVVRSGGRQYIYIVTGEEAQSGKTSYSFKKAEVTTGVMELGYIEIKPMNSLPANAKAALKGAFYLESKAEGGSDDD
- a CDS encoding NUDIX hydrolase; the protein is MLKYSKQTRLLLAVDCIIFGFDGEVLKLLLIKRGFQPEKGNWSLMGGFVQGNESIDQAANRILKQLTGLEGVYLEQLYTFGEPNRDPMERTVSVAYFALIDIQKYQTQISSDYHAEWFQLKRTPKLIFDQQEMLEQAKKRIRYKAAMHPILFELLPTKFTIPQLQTLYECVFNTTIDKRNFSKRVLATGLLIKLADKDKAGSKRGAYYYQLNMQNYYAKFQAFMNFIPNPDTV
- a CDS encoding RNA polymerase sigma factor — its product is MSFEEIYDTYYSKIFRLCMGYMNDHDWAQDVTQETFITVWQKLSQFRNESAIGTWIYRIASNHCLRQLEKQSKMPKAEMPVQIEDKQPPDTDTQVQLLYKCIAELPEIDRIIISLELEDVKQAEIANIVGLSETNIRVKVYRIKERLSQKFKKYEHQY
- a CDS encoding RNA polymerase sigma factor; this translates as MAAEINKQELLPHLFRTEYRKITAVLYKHFGFEHPEIAEDIASDTFLTATEVWGLKGLPDNPVAWLYTVARNKAKDYLRRNKLFAEKITGNLQAAYEGAEEIVIDLSDEHIRDSQLQLMFAICQPILPPEAQIGLALRILCGFGINEIADAFLSNKESINKRLFRAKEKLREQNVKIEFPPPSQIGTRIQAVLTTLYLLFNEGYYSSSKDTTLRKDLCLEALRLAVLLTEDKNTNLSDTNALIALMCFHASRFEARTDEHGEMIRYDEQDTNLWNAELIAKGNDYLNRASQGLQLGKYHLEAGIAYWHTINADTNQKWENILQLYNGLLQVAYSPIVALNRTYALYKARGKQEAITEAEKLQLDDNHLYHVLLGHLYTGVDQQTAAKHLQTALKQAKTTTEKNRIRKDLEKLE
- a CDS encoding TfoX/Sxy family protein gives rise to the protein MAYDELLANRVREALSEQELVDEVKMFQGLCFMVNDKMCICIRNQDMLCRIGTEQVALALENDNCRQMVHGSRVMKDFVL